The region CCGTCTATCTTTCCTGCCTTATAGTCTACCTCAGCTTTTAGCTTTCCATTCTTATAATATCCCTTCGTTATGCCATGAAGTACGCCATCCACATATCTATCCTCTACATCTAACTGCCCATTCTCATAATAGCTCTTTGCGATACCATTAAACCTCTGTTCTGAATTGATTTCATAAAACACCCCATTTCGTTCTTGAAGGTTTTTAAAATCAACTTCTTTTTCTTTAGCATTACAACTCATTACTGAAATTGCAAGGAATAAGACATATAATACTCTTTTCATAATTATTCAATTAAAAACTACTTTCAACCCAGAATCAGCGTTAGCCAAATACTACAAAGCAATTCTACTTCATAGTTCTTTCATTAATTCTGGGTTTAGACAGCCCCTAAAAATACAACATTTATACTATTTTGTATAACCTTCTATTAATGACATATAAATACCCCATAAAAAAGCCTAACTACTCTCGTAATTAGGCTTGTGTATTTTGATTATTGGGCATGTAGTGATCTCCTCTATCGTTGTGGCTACTGTGAGTAGTAAACCACCCCGCCCTGCGGGCACCCCTCCAATGGAGGGGAATAGTAGCACCGGAAAAACAAACAGAAAAGACATACTGGACAGACAAACCTCTGACACACAGTCGGCACACACAGCATTTCCCTCCTGTGGAGGGGTGGCTGAAAGCCGGGGTGGTTCTAGGCACAGTCCACTTCACTTAGTGCCTGAAAGGCAACAATTCCTAATTTGTAATTAATTACTGCATGCTTTCCACACACATAATAGCGCATTTCTCACCGTCTATAGCGGCAGAGATAATACCACCTGCATAGCCTGCCCCTTCTCCACATGGATATAACCCTTTGATCTGTGGGTGTACTAAAGTATAGTCCTCACGAGGGATACGAACTGGAGATGAAGTTCTACTTTCTGGGGCGTGTAAAATAGCCTCATTCGTAAAATACCCTTTCATTGACTTGCCAAACTCTTGGAAGCCTTCTCTCATAATTTGCGTTAAGAAACCTGGGAATACCTGTCCTAACTCTACAGACGTTGTACCTGGTAAGTAAGATGTCTTAGGGATAGACTCAGATACCTTAGACTGAGAGAAATCTACCATACGCTGTGCAGGTACACGCTGTGTCTCTCCTGCTAATAAAAATGCCTTTTGCTCTATTGCCTTTTGGAACTCCATACCTGCTAAGGCACCGAACTTCTCAAATGGCTTAAAGTCTTCTAAACGCAACTCTACTACGATACCTGAATTGGCTGTCACTTGGTCCCGTTTAGACGGTGACCATCCATTAGTTACTACTTCGCCTGGGGCAGTGGCACACGGCGCAATAACTCCTCCCGGGCACATACAGAACGAGTACATTCCACGTCCATTCACCTGCTTCACGATAGAATAAGGCGCAGGAGGTAAAAACTCTCCTCTGTAGTCACAAGAGTACTGTATCTTATCAATCAAGGCTTGTGGGTGCTCTGCACGTACTCCTAAGGCAAATGGCTTTGCTTCGATAAATACATTCTTGCGGTCTAATAACTCGTATATATCACGTGCTGAGTGTCCCGTCGCTAAGATGACTTTCTTCGCTTCGATCACATCGCCGTTGTGTAAGATTACTCCGTTTATTTCACTGCTTTTGATCACAAAGTCAACTACACGTTTCTCAAATAATACCTCTCCTCCGAACTCCTCAATCTTCTCACGCATATCCTGCATAATCTTTGGCAGTTTATTGGTTCCGATATGTGGGTGTGCTTCTACTAAGATATCTTGTGATGCGCCAAAAGCAACTAATAGTTCTAAAATACGGTTGACATCACCACGCTTTTTAGAACGAGTGTATAGCTTTCCATCTGAGTAGGTACCTGCTCCTCCTTCTCCGAAACAGTAGTTCGAATCTGGATCTACGATATGGTCTATATTGATCGCTTTTAAATCACGACGACGTCCACGTACATCTTTTCCTCTTTCAATAACAATTGGTTTTACGCCAAGCTCGATTAACTGCAAGGCTGCAAAATAACCTGCTGGTCCTGCTCCTACTACGATAACACGCTGAGCGTCTTTTACGTTTTTATACTCGGGAAAGTGGATTTGTCTGTGTACGACATCTTCGTCTGCGAAGAATATTTCTACCTTTAGGTTGACCTTTACACTGCGTTGTCTCGCATCGATAGATCGCTTAAGGATAGTAATGTGTTTAATGTCTGAAGTCGAACATTTTAATTGGTTAGCGACATACTGTGTCAATAAATCAGCCGTAGCTGCAACATCTGGAAGAACTTGTAATTGTAATTCTTGTGGCATTTGTCTATAAAGCAATAAAAATTAAAGTGCAAAAATACGGGAAAATAAATAAGAATTACGAATTTCAAATTAGGAATTAGGAATTGTTGGCTTTCAGCCATTAGGTACTTAGAATGTGGTTACTGTGTGGAATTTCAAGTGGGGTCTCTCCTTTCGTCGAGATGACGTAGTTTGAGGATATATATATTGTGGTTATTGTGTGGACATATAGGATGCAATTCTTCCTGTCGTCAGAATGACATAGCACACGAATAGAGTTTGTGGATATGTATTAAGGGGTATGGATATTATAAGTGTCCTCAAACTCATCCCATATACTTTATCAGCCTAACCAATGATTGCTAAAAACATGAGGAATGATAAAGGATTTCTAGCTCAGACGGCTTCTTTCAGCAACAACACTGCACACAATGGGCAGGCATTGGGCAAAGAGACACTAATCGCAAAAGACTGCGCTCAATTAGGAATTATTAGCTTTCAGCTATATAAATATATAGTTGATATAAAGCATATTACAAATAGAGTATCTCCTTTGATCGAGAAGATATAATTTTGGGATGTGGATTGGAGAGTGACTGTAAATAACTTTAACCTATAAACAACATTAGCCAAATACTACAAAGCAATTCTACTTTATAGCTCTTTCATTAGCTTTAAAACCACAGTATGCCTTTACTCGCTAATTCAACTCTATTTTTTATAATTGTTTTTTGCTTATATGTCAACTACATATTATTGGTTTAATCAAGATATGAAGTTCT is a window of Myroides oncorhynchi DNA encoding:
- a CDS encoding NAD(P)/FAD-dependent oxidoreductase is translated as MPQELQLQVLPDVAATADLLTQYVANQLKCSTSDIKHITILKRSIDARQRSVKVNLKVEIFFADEDVVHRQIHFPEYKNVKDAQRVIVVGAGPAGYFAALQLIELGVKPIVIERGKDVRGRRRDLKAINIDHIVDPDSNYCFGEGGAGTYSDGKLYTRSKKRGDVNRILELLVAFGASQDILVEAHPHIGTNKLPKIMQDMREKIEEFGGEVLFEKRVVDFVIKSSEINGVILHNGDVIEAKKVILATGHSARDIYELLDRKNVFIEAKPFALGVRAEHPQALIDKIQYSCDYRGEFLPPAPYSIVKQVNGRGMYSFCMCPGGVIAPCATAPGEVVTNGWSPSKRDQVTANSGIVVELRLEDFKPFEKFGALAGMEFQKAIEQKAFLLAGETQRVPAQRMVDFSQSKVSESIPKTSYLPGTTSVELGQVFPGFLTQIMREGFQEFGKSMKGYFTNEAILHAPESRTSSPVRIPREDYTLVHPQIKGLYPCGEGAGYAGGIISAAIDGEKCAIMCVESMQ